One window of Marinomonas primoryensis genomic DNA carries:
- a CDS encoding ABC transporter substrate-binding protein → MKKSFVAASIAATLVLSTSSMLAHSAQTNSTSEKWKNTLQKAKGQTVYFNAWGGADNINDYIQWAADRIKDDYNVTLKQVKLTDTSDAVNRVLAEKAAGKNTKGSIDLIWLNGENFRAMKDNHLLFGPFSQTLPSYTKYVDENARQSLTQDFGTPVDGMESPWGMAQVIFMHDTATLSNPPKSIPELLTYAKAHPGRITYPEPPQFLGSTFLKQALYELSPHRKALSQPVDSVDFDKITAPMWAYLDELHTVAWRSGESFPSSSEEMMRLLDDQEIDVALSFDISAASVQIDKGNLPDTVRSYVFTGGTIGNTHFLAIPYNSGVKAGAQVVANFLLSPEAQIKKQTPTVWGDLSVLSYTKLSKDEQAKFDALPRGIATLNIEELGKTLPEPHASWVGALEKKWRQRYAQ, encoded by the coding sequence ATGAAAAAATCGTTCGTTGCCGCTTCCATCGCCGCCACATTAGTACTGTCCACCTCATCCATGCTAGCCCATTCAGCTCAAACCAACTCAACCTCAGAAAAGTGGAAAAACACCCTACAAAAAGCCAAAGGACAGACCGTTTACTTTAATGCTTGGGGCGGCGCAGACAACATTAACGACTACATTCAATGGGCGGCAGATCGTATTAAAGACGACTACAATGTCACCTTAAAACAAGTAAAGCTGACCGACACATCCGATGCCGTAAATCGCGTACTCGCTGAAAAAGCCGCAGGTAAAAACACCAAAGGGTCCATCGATCTTATTTGGCTTAACGGCGAGAACTTCCGTGCCATGAAAGACAACCACTTACTGTTTGGCCCTTTTAGCCAAACTTTACCCAGCTACACAAAATACGTCGATGAAAACGCGCGTCAAAGCCTCACTCAAGATTTCGGTACGCCAGTCGATGGCATGGAATCCCCTTGGGGCATGGCACAAGTCATCTTTATGCATGACACTGCAACCTTAAGCAACCCGCCTAAATCTATTCCCGAACTGCTCACTTATGCCAAAGCGCATCCGGGTCGAATTACGTACCCTGAGCCACCGCAGTTCCTTGGCTCGACTTTTTTAAAGCAAGCTTTATACGAACTTTCACCTCACCGAAAAGCCCTCTCTCAGCCAGTAGACAGCGTTGATTTTGATAAGATTACCGCGCCAATGTGGGCCTATCTTGATGAACTACACACCGTCGCATGGCGCAGCGGCGAAAGCTTTCCATCCAGTTCAGAAGAAATGATGCGTTTACTGGACGATCAAGAAATAGACGTTGCCCTGAGCTTTGATATTTCGGCGGCTTCCGTACAGATCGACAAAGGCAACTTACCCGACACTGTACGCTCTTATGTATTTACCGGCGGGACTATTGGCAACACGCACTTTTTAGCGATTCCCTACAACAGCGGCGTGAAAGCTGGCGCACAAGTTGTCGCTAATTTTTTACTGTCACCCGAGGCACAAATCAAAAAACAAACGCCGACCGTTTGGGGGGATTTAAGCGTTTTGTCATACACAAAGCTCTCTAAAGACGAGCAAGCCAAATTCGATGCATTGCCACGTGGCATCGCAACACTGAACATTGAAGAACTTGGAAAAACGCTACCAGAACCTCACGCCAGCTGGGTTGGCGCATTAGAAAAAAAATGGCGTCAGCGTTACGCCCAGTAA
- a CDS encoding succinylglutamate desuccinylase/aspartoacylase family protein encodes MSYQIYSHVLPSATPGTQRILKAHHFGEAGARPKVYFQAGLHADEWPGFLVLNRLIKLLKKADKSGLIQGEIVIVPVANPIGLAQNFHGYIPGRFAFSDGGGNFNRNWPQLGSKVHKRIKHDVTGDAETNVTLIRKAIREELTLLPENTELQGMKKMLLALSMDADDIIDLHCSGEACMHAYVAQEFEDHFRPLLALLGAKVGLSELETGAASFDETNVSVWRDLKSHYAHLVPWGSRSLTVELRGENDISEEYAQQDAKALLDYLILREVVSGEAPIIDDSEVKYYPLDAMDLVKAPCAGIVCYHKAIGEEVEAGEEIGEVVNLMEDDVDTSSYPLIARTNGVFFARVQRRLVVYGESIAKIAGREHLAFREIGHLFED; translated from the coding sequence ATGTCTTATCAAATTTATTCTCATGTCTTGCCGAGTGCGACACCCGGTACCCAGCGCATTTTAAAAGCACATCATTTTGGTGAAGCGGGCGCTCGCCCTAAAGTGTATTTTCAAGCGGGTCTTCATGCTGACGAATGGCCTGGTTTTTTGGTGTTGAATAGACTGATTAAGCTACTGAAAAAAGCAGACAAATCTGGCTTGATTCAAGGTGAAATAGTCATTGTCCCAGTGGCGAATCCGATTGGTTTGGCGCAAAATTTCCACGGTTACATTCCGGGGCGCTTTGCCTTTTCGGATGGTGGCGGTAATTTCAATCGCAATTGGCCACAGCTCGGCTCAAAAGTACACAAACGCATTAAACACGATGTGACGGGTGATGCGGAAACGAATGTCACGCTGATTCGCAAGGCGATTCGAGAAGAGCTGACGTTGTTGCCAGAGAATACCGAGTTACAAGGTATGAAAAAGATGTTGTTGGCGTTGTCGATGGACGCCGATGACATTATCGATCTGCATTGTTCTGGCGAAGCGTGTATGCACGCGTATGTGGCACAAGAATTTGAGGATCACTTTAGGCCTTTGTTGGCGTTACTGGGTGCCAAGGTCGGTTTGTCAGAACTAGAAACCGGTGCGGCATCGTTTGATGAAACCAATGTCAGCGTGTGGCGGGATTTAAAAAGCCATTACGCGCATTTAGTGCCTTGGGGCAGTCGTTCTTTGACCGTGGAATTGCGCGGTGAAAATGACATTTCAGAGGAATACGCACAACAGGATGCCAAAGCGCTGCTCGATTATTTGATACTGCGCGAGGTCGTGTCCGGCGAAGCGCCAATCATTGATGACAGCGAGGTAAAATATTACCCATTAGATGCCATGGACTTAGTGAAAGCGCCGTGCGCTGGTATTGTGTGTTATCACAAAGCCATCGGCGAGGAGGTCGAAGCGGGTGAGGAAATTGGCGAAGTGGTCAACTTGATGGAAGACGATGTGGATACCTCCAGTTACCCTTTGATTGCTCGCACTAATGGTGTGTTTTTTGCTCGAGTTCAACGACGTTTGGTGGTGTATGGCGAATCCATCGCAAAAATCGCCGGTAGGGAGCATCTTGCTTTTCGTGAAATTGGGCACCTTTTCGAAGACTAG